A single region of the Paraburkholderia megapolitana genome encodes:
- a CDS encoding pyridoxal phosphate-dependent aminotransferase, producing the protein MTTVTHPLLRLAARVDAIQPFYVMELAKEAEQLKHAGRDIIDMGIGEPDFTAPEAVVEAAASALRRGVTQYTSALGIRPLREAIAKHYADAWGVDVDPARIVVTAGASAALLLACVALVDRDDEVLMPDPCYPCNRHFVAAAEGKPVLVPSGPAQRFQLSAADVERLWTERTRGVLLASPSNPTGTSIEADELRRIVDAVRARGGFTIVDEIYQGLSYGERPVSALSLGDDVVTVNSFSKYFHMTGWRLGWLVVPPTLIDAFEKLAQNLFICASALAQHAALACFEPATLAIYEARRLEFMRRRDFIAPALESLGFKVPVMPDGAFYVYADCSGVTHPAAGNSAELTKAMLHQAGVVLVPGMDFGTHAPRQHVRLSYATALPKLEEAVERLHGLFGG; encoded by the coding sequence ATGACCACCGTGACCCATCCCCTGTTGCGGCTTGCCGCTCGCGTCGACGCCATTCAGCCTTTCTACGTCATGGAACTGGCGAAGGAAGCCGAGCAGTTGAAGCATGCCGGACGCGACATCATCGATATGGGCATCGGCGAGCCCGATTTCACGGCGCCCGAAGCGGTCGTCGAAGCGGCGGCGAGCGCGCTGCGGCGCGGTGTCACGCAATATACGAGCGCACTCGGTATACGGCCGCTGCGTGAAGCGATCGCGAAGCATTACGCCGATGCATGGGGCGTGGATGTCGACCCGGCACGTATCGTCGTCACGGCGGGTGCATCGGCGGCGTTGCTGCTCGCGTGCGTGGCGCTCGTCGATCGCGACGACGAAGTGCTGATGCCGGACCCGTGCTACCCGTGCAATCGCCATTTCGTCGCAGCCGCCGAAGGCAAACCGGTGCTGGTGCCAAGCGGCCCCGCCCAACGCTTCCAGCTGAGCGCCGCCGATGTCGAGCGCCTCTGGACCGAGCGCACCCGCGGTGTCCTGCTCGCGTCGCCGTCGAACCCGACCGGCACATCGATTGAAGCGGACGAATTGCGGCGCATCGTCGATGCGGTTCGTGCGCGCGGCGGCTTCACGATCGTCGATGAGATCTATCAGGGCTTGAGCTACGGTGAACGGCCGGTATCCGCGCTGTCGCTTGGCGACGATGTCGTCACCGTCAACAGCTTCTCGAAGTACTTTCACATGACCGGCTGGCGCCTGGGCTGGCTCGTCGTTCCGCCGACGCTGATCGATGCATTCGAAAAGCTCGCGCAGAACCTGTTCATCTGCGCGTCGGCGCTCGCACAACATGCAGCGCTCGCGTGCTTCGAACCGGCCACGCTCGCGATCTACGAAGCGCGTCGCCTCGAATTCATGCGCCGGCGCGACTTCATCGCGCCGGCGCTCGAATCGCTTGGCTTCAAGGTCCCTGTGATGCCGGACGGCGCGTTCTATGTGTACGCGGATTGCAGCGGCGTCACGCACCCAGCCGCGGGAAATAGCGCGGAGCTGACGAAGGCGATGCTGCATCAGGCAGGTGTGGTGCTCGTGCCGGGGATGGACTTCGGTACGCACGCGCCGCGGCAACATGTGCGCCTGTCGTACGCGACGGCGCTGCCGAAGCTCGAGGAAGCGGTCGAACGTCTGCACGGGTTGTTCGGCGGGTAG
- a CDS encoding YggT family protein, translating into MFGEIARFLLNTVFTLFGAVLILRAWLQVVRLPPYNPVSNGVLQATNWLVLPLRRVIPGTRGIDWASIVAALLTAIVYVVLMVVTSGVDPLSIMPVLLIVALLTLLKWALNLIIWLTILMALLSWLNPRSPAMPILHQLTAPFLNPLRRFVPQVGGIDLSPIVLFVIVQVLLMIVTRAAVSLTLFGI; encoded by the coding sequence ATGTTCGGCGAGATCGCCCGCTTTCTGCTCAATACCGTTTTCACCCTGTTCGGCGCCGTGCTGATATTGCGCGCGTGGCTACAGGTCGTGCGCCTGCCGCCGTACAACCCTGTGTCGAATGGGGTGCTGCAGGCAACCAACTGGCTCGTGTTGCCGCTGCGCCGCGTGATTCCCGGCACGCGCGGTATCGACTGGGCGAGCATCGTCGCCGCACTGCTCACGGCGATCGTCTATGTGGTGCTGATGGTCGTGACCTCCGGCGTCGATCCGCTCTCGATCATGCCGGTGCTGCTGATCGTCGCACTGCTCACGCTGCTGAAATGGGCGCTCAATCTGATCATCTGGCTAACCATCTTGATGGCGCTGCTGTCGTGGCTCAATCCGCGCTCGCCGGCGATGCCGATCCTGCATCAACTGACCGCGCCGTTTCTGAATCCGCTGCGCCGTTTCGTGCCGCAAGTCGGCGGTATCGATCTGTCGCCGATCGTGCTGTTCGTGATCGTGCAGGTTCTGCTGATGATCGTTACGCGGGCTGCGGTTTCGTTGACGTTGTTTGGGATTTGA
- a CDS encoding LysE family translocator has translation MHVLSMLSDGFFLSLSLCLDIGLVNVAVISLTLSHGFRPGFWLGLGSCFGDLLYAALALAGMAALLQFDAVRWIVWIGGAAILLFLTWKMAREALYPASAPPVEGEADAAAPHLGAWRGFVRGALLAISSPSAILWFAAVGGALIAKAGATTAPTAAIFLGGFFLGGLAWTLFLCGLASHGRKRAGTRLLRACHVLSALLFAYFSYSVIVNGYRDLIVHAVPVH, from the coding sequence ATGCATGTGCTGTCGATGTTGTCGGACGGTTTTTTCCTGTCGCTTTCGTTGTGCCTCGATATCGGCCTCGTCAACGTGGCGGTCATCTCGCTGACGTTGTCGCATGGCTTCAGACCCGGTTTCTGGCTCGGACTCGGCTCGTGCTTCGGCGACCTGCTGTATGCGGCACTGGCGCTCGCGGGGATGGCGGCGCTGTTGCAGTTCGATGCGGTGCGCTGGATCGTGTGGATCGGCGGTGCGGCGATCCTGCTGTTCCTCACGTGGAAGATGGCGCGTGAAGCGCTGTATCCGGCGTCGGCGCCGCCGGTCGAAGGCGAAGCCGATGCGGCGGCTCCACATCTGGGCGCATGGCGCGGCTTCGTGCGCGGCGCGCTGCTGGCGATCTCGTCGCCGAGCGCGATCCTGTGGTTTGCCGCGGTAGGCGGCGCGCTGATCGCGAAGGCGGGCGCCACTACCGCTCCGACGGCAGCGATTTTTCTCGGTGGCTTCTTTCTCGGCGGGCTCGCCTGGACGCTCTTTCTATGCGGCCTTGCGAGCCACGGACGCAAGCGCGCCGGCACTCGCCTGCTGCGCGCATGTCACGTGCTGTCGGCGCTGCTGTTCGCGTATTTCTCGTATAGCGTGATCGTCAACGGGTATCGAGATCTGATCGTGCACGCTGTGCCGGTGCACTAG
- the nusB gene encoding transcription antitermination factor NusB — MKSARRRSRELATQGLYQWLLSGAPGGEIDAQLRNAQGFDKADLEHLDTLLHGVIREADSLSADLTPCLDRPIEQLSPVERAVLLVAAYELKHHVDIPYRVVINEAVELAKTFGGSDGYKYVNGVLDKLSAKLRATETQAARKS; from the coding sequence ATGAAGAGCGCTCGCCGACGTTCCCGCGAACTGGCCACGCAGGGGCTGTATCAGTGGCTGCTGTCGGGCGCGCCCGGCGGCGAGATCGATGCGCAGCTGCGTAACGCGCAGGGCTTCGACAAGGCCGACCTCGAGCATCTCGACACGCTGCTGCACGGCGTGATTCGCGAGGCGGATTCGCTCTCCGCCGACCTCACGCCGTGTCTCGACCGTCCGATCGAACAGCTGTCGCCGGTCGAACGCGCAGTGTTGCTGGTCGCTGCCTACGAACTCAAACATCACGTCGATATTCCGTATCGCGTCGTCATCAACGAAGCAGTTGAACTCGCGAAGACGTTCGGCGGCTCGGACGGCTATAAGTATGTGAATGGCGTGCTCGACAAGCTGTCGGCAAAATTGCGCGCCACCGAGACGCAAGCCGCCCGCAAAAGCTAG
- the ribH gene encoding 6,7-dimethyl-8-ribityllumazine synthase, with the protein MEIGQYQPNLDGDGLRVGIVQSRFNEPVCNGLADACIEELERLGVTGEDVLLVTVPGALEIPLALQKLAESGQFDALIALGAVIRGETYHFELVSNESGAGISRVALDFGVPVANAVLTTDTDEQAVARMTEKGRDAARVAVEMANLSVALEQLDSDDDDDEEDEDEEEERA; encoded by the coding sequence ATGGAAATCGGACAATATCAACCGAATCTCGACGGTGACGGCCTGCGCGTCGGCATCGTGCAGTCGCGCTTCAACGAACCCGTCTGCAACGGCCTCGCCGATGCATGTATCGAAGAACTCGAACGCCTCGGCGTCACCGGCGAAGACGTGCTGCTCGTCACCGTGCCGGGCGCGCTCGAAATCCCGCTCGCGCTGCAAAAACTCGCCGAAAGCGGCCAGTTCGATGCGCTGATCGCACTTGGCGCCGTGATCCGCGGCGAGACCTATCACTTCGAACTGGTATCGAACGAAAGCGGCGCGGGCATCAGCCGGGTCGCCCTCGACTTCGGCGTGCCGGTCGCCAACGCGGTCCTCACCACCGACACCGACGAACAAGCCGTCGCCCGCATGACCGAAAAGGGCCGCGATGCGGCGCGCGTCGCGGTCGAAATGGCGAACCTTTCGGTTGCGCTCGAACAGCTCGACAGCGATGACGACGACGATGAAGAAGATGAAGACGAAGAAGAGGAACGTGCATGA
- a CDS encoding undecaprenyl-diphosphate phosphatase: MDWILICKALILGVVEGLTEFLPVSSTGHLIVAGSLLDFTDEHAKTFDVVIQLGAILAVCWEYRRRIGSVVAGLPTRPDARRFALNVIIATIPAVVLGLLFEKAIKSALFSPVPVAFALVAGGVLILWVESRKRERGDVPARVQAIDDLRPLDALKVGVAQCCALIPGMSRSGSTIIGGMLFGLDRRVATEFSFFLAIPIIFGATFYEMAKSWHQLSADMLGTFTIGFVAAFVSAFACVRWLLRYIATHDFTVFAWYRIGFGLLILLVGYSGGLGWA, from the coding sequence ATGGATTGGATATTGATCTGCAAGGCGCTGATTCTCGGCGTTGTCGAAGGCTTGACTGAGTTTCTGCCGGTGTCGAGCACCGGCCATCTGATCGTCGCGGGCAGCCTGCTCGATTTCACCGACGAACACGCCAAAACCTTCGATGTCGTCATTCAACTCGGCGCGATTCTCGCGGTGTGCTGGGAATATCGCCGGCGGATCGGCAGTGTGGTTGCAGGCCTGCCCACGCGGCCCGACGCGCGGCGCTTCGCACTGAATGTGATCATCGCGACGATCCCCGCGGTCGTGCTTGGCCTGCTATTCGAGAAGGCGATCAAATCGGCGCTGTTCTCGCCGGTGCCCGTTGCGTTCGCGCTGGTCGCGGGCGGTGTGCTGATTCTGTGGGTGGAGTCACGCAAGCGCGAGCGCGGCGATGTACCCGCGCGCGTGCAGGCAATCGACGATCTGCGGCCACTCGATGCGCTTAAGGTCGGTGTCGCTCAGTGCTGCGCGTTGATTCCGGGCATGTCGCGCTCGGGCTCGACGATCATCGGTGGGATGCTGTTTGGGCTCGACCGGCGTGTCGCCACCGAGTTCTCTTTCTTCCTCGCGATCCCGATCATCTTCGGCGCGACCTTCTATGAAATGGCGAAGAGCTGGCATCAGTTGTCGGCGGATATGCTCGGCACGTTCACGATCGGTTTTGTCGCGGCGTTCGTGAGTGCGTTTGCGTGCGTGCGCTGGTTGTTGCGCTACATCGCCACGCATGACTTCACGGTGTTCGCGTGGTACCGGATTGGTTTCGGCTTACTGATTCTGCTGGTCGGTTATAGCGGTGGGTTGGGTTGGGCGTAG
- a CDS encoding UbiD family decarboxylase — protein MKYKDLRDFVGRLETLGELRRISQDVSPVLEMTELCDRVLRAGGPALLFEAKRQHAFPVLGNLFGTPRRVALGMGIDAGAGNGDADALESLRDVGRLLSALKEPEPPKGLKDAGKLLSLAKAVWDMAPKTVSSPPCQEIVWEGDDVDLAKLPIQTCWPGDVGPLITWGLTVTRGPNKTRQNLGIYRQQLIGRNKLIMRWLAHRGGALDFREFALKNPGQPYPVAVVLGADPATILGAVTPVPDTLSEYQFAGLLRGGRTELAKCLTPGVDTLQVPARAEIVLEGFIYPQTGTPAAAPPGAPARPSKGASAAYEHALEGPYGDHTGYYNEQEWFPVFTVERITMRRDAIYHSTYTGKPPDEPAVLGVALNEVFVPLLQKQFAEITDFYLPPEGCSYRMAIVQMKKSYPGHAKRVMFGVWSFLRQFMYTKFIVVVDEDVNIRDWKEVIWAITTRIDPSRDTVLVDRTPIDYLDFASPVAGLGSKMGLDATSKWPGETDREWGRPIAMDPAVKQRIDVLWNELGL, from the coding sequence ATGAAATACAAAGACCTGCGCGACTTCGTTGGCCGTCTCGAAACGCTCGGCGAACTGCGCCGCATCTCGCAAGACGTCTCCCCCGTGCTGGAAATGACCGAGCTGTGCGACCGCGTGCTGCGCGCCGGCGGCCCGGCGCTGCTGTTCGAGGCGAAACGGCAGCACGCGTTCCCGGTGCTCGGCAACCTGTTCGGCACGCCGCGGCGCGTCGCGCTCGGCATGGGCATCGACGCGGGGGCCGGTAACGGCGACGCGGACGCGCTGGAGTCGCTGCGCGACGTCGGCCGTCTGCTGTCGGCGCTGAAGGAGCCGGAGCCGCCCAAGGGCCTGAAAGACGCCGGCAAGCTGCTGTCGCTCGCGAAGGCCGTGTGGGACATGGCGCCGAAGACGGTGAGCTCACCGCCCTGCCAGGAGATCGTCTGGGAAGGCGACGATGTTGACCTCGCAAAACTGCCCATCCAGACCTGCTGGCCCGGCGACGTCGGCCCGCTCATCACCTGGGGCCTCACGGTGACGCGCGGGCCGAACAAGACCCGCCAGAACCTCGGGATCTACCGCCAGCAGCTGATCGGCCGTAACAAGCTGATCATGCGCTGGCTGGCCCACCGCGGCGGCGCACTCGATTTCCGCGAATTCGCGCTCAAGAACCCGGGCCAGCCGTACCCGGTCGCCGTGGTACTCGGCGCCGATCCGGCGACGATACTCGGCGCGGTCACGCCGGTGCCCGACACGCTCTCCGAATACCAGTTCGCGGGGCTGCTGCGCGGCGGGCGTACCGAACTCGCGAAGTGCCTGACGCCGGGCGTCGATACGCTGCAGGTGCCGGCGCGCGCGGAGATCGTACTCGAAGGCTTCATCTATCCGCAGACCGGTACGCCTGCAGCAGCCCCGCCTGGAGCGCCGGCCCGGCCGTCGAAAGGGGCGAGCGCCGCATACGAGCATGCGCTCGAAGGCCCGTACGGCGACCATACCGGCTATTACAACGAGCAGGAGTGGTTTCCGGTGTTTACCGTCGAGCGCATCACGATGCGCCGCGATGCGATCTATCACTCGACCTACACCGGCAAGCCGCCCGACGAACCCGCCGTGCTCGGCGTCGCGCTCAACGAAGTGTTCGTGCCGCTACTGCAAAAGCAGTTCGCCGAGATCACCGACTTCTATCTGCCGCCCGAAGGATGCAGCTACCGGATGGCGATCGTGCAGATGAAGAAGAGCTACCCGGGCCACGCGAAGCGCGTGATGTTCGGCGTATGGAGCTTCCTGCGGCAGTTCATGTATACGAAGTTCATCGTCGTCGTCGACGAGGACGTGAATATCCGCGACTGGAAAGAAGTGATCTGGGCGATCACGACACGTATCGATCCGTCGCGCGACACCGTGCTCGTCGACCGCACGCCGATCGATTACCTCGACTTCGCGTCGCCGGTGGCCGGTCTCGGCTCGAAGATGGGGCTCGACGCGACCAGCAAGTGGCCCGGCGAAACTGATCGCGAATGGGGCCGCCCGATCGCCATGGATCCCGCCGTCAAACAGCGCATCGACGTGCTGTGGAACGAGCTTGGCCTTTGA
- a CDS encoding YkgJ family cysteine cluster protein, whose product MHCRPDCGACCIAPSISSAIPGMPDGKPAGIRCVQLGDDLRCAIFGQPERPACCSGLQPQMEMCGTTRGEALAWLTQLESHTRPDSKATMSARGVPTQPLCQL is encoded by the coding sequence ATGCATTGCCGCCCTGACTGCGGTGCCTGTTGTATTGCACCTTCCATCTCGAGCGCCATCCCCGGTATGCCCGACGGCAAACCCGCGGGCATACGCTGTGTGCAGCTCGGCGACGATCTGCGCTGCGCGATCTTCGGCCAGCCCGAGCGGCCCGCGTGCTGTTCGGGCCTGCAGCCGCAGATGGAAATGTGCGGCACTACGCGCGGCGAAGCGCTCGCGTGGCTTACGCAACTCGAATCGCACACCCGGCCCGATAGTAAAGCGACGATGTCGGCGCGCGGTGTGCCAACCCAACCGCTGTGTCAGCTTTAA
- a CDS encoding transglycosylase SLT domain-containing protein — MNTWLTWRPDERLAQVVRAMLRRGTRMSHHLFSIVGGFAVLLALALWLMPTWRGAMAARLMPVISAAVQAGPARLLQGNPLPGFGPASGSSSDDSLSLSGTPSSDTSGTVSNTSYDGAFDGSGSSGGATVSLNGLDPRTLPSVGSLARLIPAQRVSADARDDRVLVSTREQDLVASYLARRYHVAQEPVSELVKAAFDTGREVGLDPLLLLSVMAIESGFNPYAESGVGAQGLMQVMAKVHSDKFQYFGGQSAALEPLTNIKVGALVLKDCIARGGSLPGGLRLYVGSTSQDDGGYGAKVMGERSRLRDVARGRKVPVNAPQTTASTATPSATTAAVTNGGTNKRVQVTLDAAHPLTAKTVAADAPAKAPEQDDAATTTKHATSSSELGA, encoded by the coding sequence ATGAACACCTGGTTAACGTGGCGTCCCGATGAACGCCTTGCGCAAGTTGTGCGCGCGATGCTGCGTCGCGGGACGCGAATGAGTCATCATCTGTTCAGCATCGTCGGCGGATTCGCCGTGTTGCTGGCACTGGCACTCTGGCTGATGCCGACATGGCGCGGCGCGATGGCTGCCCGCCTGATGCCGGTCATTTCCGCTGCGGTGCAGGCGGGTCCGGCCCGTCTGCTGCAAGGCAACCCGTTGCCGGGCTTCGGGCCGGCTAGCGGCTCGTCGTCCGACGACTCCCTGTCGTTGTCCGGCACGCCGTCGAGCGATACAAGCGGTACGGTGAGCAACACGAGCTACGACGGTGCCTTCGACGGCAGCGGTTCGAGCGGTGGCGCAACGGTCTCGCTGAACGGTCTCGATCCGCGTACGTTGCCGAGCGTTGGTTCGCTGGCACGCCTGATTCCGGCGCAACGCGTCTCCGCCGATGCACGCGATGACCGTGTGCTGGTCTCCACCCGCGAACAGGATCTCGTCGCGTCGTACCTCGCGCGCCGCTACCACGTCGCTCAGGAACCCGTCAGCGAACTCGTGAAGGCAGCCTTCGACACCGGCCGCGAAGTCGGTCTCGACCCGCTGCTGCTGCTGTCGGTGATGGCCATCGAATCGGGCTTCAATCCGTACGCCGAAAGCGGCGTCGGTGCGCAGGGCCTGATGCAGGTGATGGCGAAGGTCCACTCCGACAAGTTCCAGTACTTCGGTGGGCAGAGCGCTGCGCTCGAACCGCTGACGAACATCAAGGTGGGTGCACTGGTCCTGAAGGATTGCATCGCGCGCGGCGGTTCGCTGCCGGGCGGTCTGCGTCTGTACGTTGGTTCGACGTCGCAGGACGATGGCGGTTACGGTGCGAAGGTGATGGGTGAGCGTAGCCGTCTGCGGGACGTGGCGCGTGGTCGCAAGGTACCGGTCAATGCACCGCAGACGACAGCCTCGACTGCAACTCCGTCGGCCACGACTGCCGCAGTTACGAATGGCGGCACGAACAAGCGCGTTCAGGTGACGCTCGATGCGGCGCATCCGCTGACGGCGAAGACCGTTGCCGCCGACGCACCGGCGAAGGCACCGGAGCAGGACGATGCGGCGACTACTACGAAGCATGCAACGTCGTCGTCGGAGCTGGGTGCCTGA
- the trmB gene encoding tRNA (guanosine(46)-N7)-methyltransferase TrmB, with translation MIHDPNEAGPLDAANPDTPEATDTPEALHLRRIRSFVTRAGRVSTGQRRALDEFGPRFVVPYTDTQPDWDAVFGRQASRVLEIGFGMGATTAEIATHRAGEDFLGVEVHEPGVGALLKLIGEQTLTNIRIIQHDAVEVLEQMIAPDSLDGVHIFFPDPWHKARHHKRRLIQPKFVALLVSRLKPGAYLHCATDWQNYAEQMLEVLSAEPALANTADGYAPRPDYRPVTKFERRGLQLGHGVWDLVFKRRDTI, from the coding sequence ATGATTCACGACCCGAACGAAGCTGGCCCACTCGACGCCGCTAACCCCGACACGCCCGAAGCAACAGACACACCGGAAGCGCTCCATCTGCGCCGCATCCGCAGTTTCGTGACGCGCGCGGGACGTGTGTCCACTGGCCAGCGCCGCGCGCTCGATGAATTCGGGCCGCGCTTCGTCGTGCCGTATACAGATACGCAACCGGATTGGGACGCGGTATTCGGCAGACAGGCGTCACGCGTGCTGGAGATCGGCTTCGGCATGGGCGCGACGACCGCCGAGATCGCAACGCATCGCGCGGGCGAGGATTTTCTCGGTGTCGAAGTGCACGAACCAGGCGTCGGTGCACTGCTGAAACTGATCGGCGAGCAGACCCTCACGAACATCCGCATCATCCAGCACGATGCAGTCGAAGTACTGGAGCAGATGATCGCGCCGGACAGTCTCGACGGCGTGCACATCTTCTTTCCCGACCCGTGGCACAAGGCGCGTCATCACAAACGCCGGTTGATCCAGCCGAAGTTCGTCGCGCTGCTCGTCTCGCGTCTTAAACCCGGCGCATATCTTCATTGCGCGACCGACTGGCAGAACTACGCGGAACAGATGCTCGAAGTGCTCAGTGCAGAACCTGCGCTCGCCAATACCGCCGACGGCTACGCGCCACGCCCCGACTATCGTCCGGTGACGAAGTTCGAACGTCGGGGGTTACAGCTTGGCCACGGTGTTTGGGATCTGGTCTTCAAGCGCCGCGATACGATCTGA
- a CDS encoding EthD family reductase, whose amino-acid sequence MIKVSIFYPYRENGRFDVDYYCGTHMPLAARLFGTALKGWSVDIGVNAGPPGSAPPYVAAGHFLFDTADAFYEVFTPVSAQLLDDIPNYTDGGNGQILISEIRVSV is encoded by the coding sequence ATGATCAAGGTCAGCATCTTCTATCCGTATCGGGAGAATGGTCGCTTCGACGTGGACTATTACTGCGGCACACATATGCCGCTTGCGGCCAGGCTGTTCGGGACGGCGCTGAAAGGCTGGTCGGTCGATATCGGTGTGAATGCGGGGCCGCCTGGATCGGCGCCGCCCTACGTCGCGGCAGGTCATTTTCTGTTCGACACCGCCGATGCGTTCTATGAAGTGTTCACGCCGGTGTCCGCACAGCTGCTGGACGACATTCCGAATTACACCGACGGTGGCAATGGCCAGATCCTGATCAGCGAGATCCGGGTTTCGGTCTAG
- a CDS encoding DUF1439 domain-containing protein: protein MTRFPSPARRRFLLTAWAATAVSVSLAACASSTFPFIPSHYTFSQQQVQDAVQRKFPYQHTMSQLFDVALKNPVVGLLPDTNRISVQLDAHLASPFLQQPVDGIFTLSSQLAYDSASHSVVLVSPHVDNVNVSSGAQAYSQQINAAAGLLATQLLTNYPIYTFKPEQLQFAGVHYEPGTITILTNGIRVQIVEK, encoded by the coding sequence ATGACTCGATTCCCGTCGCCTGCCCGGCGTCGTTTCCTGCTTACCGCGTGGGCGGCCACGGCGGTTTCTGTCTCGCTCGCGGCCTGCGCGTCGTCGACGTTTCCGTTCATCCCCTCGCACTACACGTTTTCGCAACAGCAGGTGCAGGACGCGGTGCAACGGAAGTTTCCGTATCAGCACACGATGTCGCAGCTCTTCGACGTCGCGTTGAAGAATCCGGTCGTCGGTTTGCTGCCGGACACGAACCGCATCTCGGTGCAACTCGATGCGCATCTCGCGAGCCCGTTCCTGCAGCAGCCCGTAGACGGCATATTCACGCTGTCGAGCCAGCTCGCCTACGACAGCGCCAGCCACTCCGTCGTGCTGGTGTCGCCGCACGTCGATAACGTCAACGTAAGCAGCGGCGCGCAGGCCTATAGCCAGCAGATCAATGCGGCGGCCGGGCTGCTCGCCACCCAGCTCCTCACCAATTATCCGATCTACACGTTCAAGCCCGAACAGCTGCAATTTGCCGGTGTGCACTACGAACCCGGTACAATCACTATCCTTACAAACGGCATACGCGTACAGATCGTCGAAAAATGA
- a CDS encoding Rossmann-like and DUF2520 domain-containing protein: MSQPSLPRLGFIGAGRLARCLARGFARAGYPVSAIASRTSGSAQALASQLERCQASDDPQKVLEAADIVFLTVPDDSIGTTANTLRFGAAAGTAAWGLVHCSGASPVELLAPARDQGVAIGGFHPLYLFGGELADLERIAGCSVTIEADGALHEALTALVGALRCHPLSIPAGGRMLYHAAAHYAASFALCSLSECVNLWRTLGFDEADALRAVLPMLAGTIETARDKGLPGALAGPISRGDTGVVQKQLTLLEELGGDHAALYALLSRRGVELARRRPVPPAAIDAIARAVEESLARSLNQVPAGASVK; encoded by the coding sequence ATGTCGCAGCCCTCGTTGCCGCGCCTCGGTTTTATCGGCGCGGGCCGACTCGCTCGTTGCCTTGCGCGTGGCTTTGCGCGGGCCGGTTATCCGGTCAGCGCAATCGCCAGCCGTACGTCCGGTAGCGCGCAGGCACTCGCCTCACAACTCGAGCGCTGTCAGGCATCCGACGATCCGCAGAAAGTCCTCGAAGCGGCCGATATCGTCTTTCTAACCGTCCCCGACGACAGCATCGGTACGACAGCGAACACACTTCGCTTCGGCGCTGCTGCCGGCACGGCGGCCTGGGGTCTCGTGCATTGCAGCGGCGCGTCGCCGGTCGAACTGCTGGCGCCGGCGCGCGATCAGGGTGTGGCGATCGGCGGTTTTCATCCACTGTACCTGTTCGGCGGAGAACTCGCCGACCTCGAGCGCATCGCTGGCTGCTCGGTGACGATCGAGGCCGACGGGGCGCTCCACGAAGCGTTGACGGCGCTCGTCGGCGCGCTGCGCTGCCATCCGCTGTCGATCCCGGCGGGCGGCCGCATGCTCTACCACGCGGCTGCGCACTATGCGGCAAGCTTTGCGCTGTGCAGCCTCTCCGAGTGCGTCAATTTGTGGCGCACGCTTGGTTTCGACGAAGCCGACGCGCTACGCGCCGTGCTGCCGATGCTCGCCGGCACCATCGAAACCGCTCGCGACAAAGGCCTGCCTGGCGCACTCGCCGGCCCGATTTCGCGCGGCGATACCGGCGTCGTGCAGAAGCAACTGACATTGCTCGAAGAGCTGGGCGGCGACCACGCAGCGCTATACGCGCTGCTGTCCCGACGCGGCGTCGAACTCGCGCGTCGCCGGCCGGTTCCGCCCGCGGCCATCGATGCCATTGCGCGCGCCGTCGAGGAATCGCTCGCGCGCTCGCTGAATCAGGTGCCGGCAGGTGCAAGCGTCAAGTAA